Genomic window (Kosakonia sp. BYX6):
CGATCTGAAAAAAATCACCGAGTTATTTAAAAAGCTAGAGACGCAATTGCAACAGCTTGCCCGGCAAATACACAGCGCTGAACATCAACCGAAAACGCAGAGGTGAATAACGTGAATATCGACAATATTTCTTCAAGAACACACTTCCCGGTATCGGGAAAGCATTATCCAGGTGAGGCATTACCGGCCAGCGGGACAGGCGAATTGTGCAGTGATAATCCGTTTGCTTACGGGTACAGCGTCTTACAAACCTTGCTGATGTCTATTCAGGAAGTGGCCAACAACCAATATCTTGATATTAAAGAAAGCGCTGAACGCGCCAGAAAAACGCAGCAAATGTCTAATCGAATGGATGAAATCATCGCCAGGGCGGCTAAAGGGGATGATAAAACGCGAGAGAAAATTCCTGATGATGTCATTCAGTATATGCATGAAAACGGCATTTCTATTAACGGCATCACCATTGATGAATACATTAAAAAAAATGGCGACACGAATGACGCGCTGGATAAAGGCAGTTTACAGGCCATAAAAGCCGCACTGGATAACAGTGCTAACCGAGATACCGATTTAATGACGCAGGGGCAACTGACGATTCAAAAAATGACCCAGCAAATGAATGCGGTGATTACGCAATTGACCGGGCTGCTTAATAAATGGGGCGATATTTGCACCCAGATTGCGCAGAAAACCTTTTCATAACGCGGCGCTTTTGCAAAACGCTGACAGGATAAAACCATGATTCGAATTGAACGTGATGAGGTGAACGGTTTTCTTCGCGGGCCAAATGAGCAAACTCAGCGCTACTCGGCCAGTGGGGTTTTTGTTGCATCAAATAGCCGCTCGACATTCGTTGACGAGCGTAAAGAGAAGACGGTACGCAACAGGCTAATCAGTATCGCGCAGGCAGAAAACGCGCTCCGACAGTTTCGCAAAGACCAGCCCCTGAATAACACCGGCGTGATGCAAATGAACCCCGCCGCGTTGTCGATGATGATGACGCAGTTAGTGCTCAATGTTTTCGGCAGCAATGCCCAATGTTTGTGCCTGCAACTTGATCGCGCGACAGAGGTGCAACGCATTTTGCTCGACAAAAAAGTGGCGGAGTATCAGGAACAAATTCAAAAGGCCGTTGAACAGCTCGATAAAGCCCGTAACGCCAACATTATTAACGCGCTTTTTGACTGGATTATCAGTGGGATCGAAGCCGTTATCGGACTAATGAAAATGGCGGAAGGGCTGCTGATGGCAAACCCTCTGGACTGTGTTGATGGCGCCGCCTGGTTTTCCGCCGGTCTCTCGGCGATGGTGAAAGCCGCGGCTGAAACGGCGCTGCTGATGGGCGCAGACAAAGATACCAGCCAGGCGATTATTGAGGGTGCAGGCACCGCGCAACTGAGTTGCGAAGGCGTTGCCATGGCGCTGGATATTTTGCAAATAGGCCGCGGGCTTATTGCCGCCAAAGCGTTGGTCTGCGCCACCGGGAAAGCGCTGGATTCCGGCATCGGGGAACGCCTTCTTAAAAGCATGGCGAACATGGCAGAAGGTATCGCCGAAAATGAGATGCGCGCGGTATATGACGAACTGGGCGCCACGGTGGGCAAGCAGCTAGAGCAAAATTTTGGTATGACCGCCGAGCGCGAGATGGTGGACGCCAGCAATATGGCAATCGAAGCCAGCGCCCGTTCCGTGAAAGCTGAAGCGCAGATGATAAGAAGTATGGGTAAAAATTTTACGCGGGCGGGCGTCGAGGCAATGGTAAAAGAAGCGGCGCAAGCAGGGGTGAAAACGCTGCTTAAAGAAGGTGCAGAACTGACGCAAGAGAAGCTGCGTAAAACCATCATCAGCAAACTGCGTAGACAAATTATGTGTGCATTATTGGCCGACAACGTGAACACAACACTGCAAATCGTCAGGGCCACAACCAAAGGCTGTGAGCTTATCGCGACGGGAATTATCGAGGCAACCGCGGCTGCCACCCGCAAGCAGATTGAGCAACTCATCGTCCAACAAGCGTTTATCGACTTTATGGAAGACTGGAGCGAAGAGCAGAAGAAAGCGCAGCAGGCTCGGTTACAGGAAGCCTGGCAGGGTGGCAGTGCCGCCATGGAAAGTGCGTTGGAGATGATAGATGAGTACGGCACCGTTCTGGCGAGTATGGCTGTTGGGCGGGCTTAATCTAAGGAGCAAAAAAATGGAGTTGAACAGGATTGATCTGCACATGGCTTGCGCGTTCGTGGCGGCGAATCCGACCGATACGCCAGAGACACGCAACGATGTTTTCCCTGAATCGATGCTCGCGATATTTGACGATATCTGGTCAAAGTTGCTGCTGCTGGCCAAACAATTGCGCGACATCATGCAGTTCTATAACCAGAAGAAACAGGAGCTCGGCTGGAGCCTGGAAGTGAATACCCTGCACAGCAAAATGCAGGCGATTGATAAAAGCTACGTTGCCTCGGAACTGGGCGCCATTGGTTCGATTGTTGGCGGCACAGTGATGTTGGGGTTGGGCCTGCAAGGGGGAGAAAGTGGCGCGTTGCTCGGTCAGAGCATTGGGCAAACCTCCAGCGGAATTTTTAACTGGTCAGCCAGTAGCGAAACGCGCCAGAGCGACCAACAACGGTCGATTGCCGACCTGCAAGATAAAGGCGCGCAGGCGTATGCGAAAACACTGAATGAAACCCTCGAAAAAGCGCGCGATATTATGCAGCAAATGATGAGCCTGGGCCGTAACCTGCTTGAGGTGGTTTCCCAGATGCTTCGCGCATCATCACGGTGAAACGCGAGCAATGATTTATCAAAGAGGTTGTCGTCCGGACAGCCTCTTTTTTTCGCGTTTTTGAAGGAATTCTCGTCAGATTCAACTACTTTTTCTTTGTCACAAAAATAAAATATGACTGAGGCTTTTCTGAGGTCTATTTATCTAACTTATTGATTTTCAAGTAGATAAAATAGTCGGGCAACAATATTTTTCTGCTGTCATCAAACAGTAACAATCGTTGCATATAACTGTCATCAAAGTGTCCTATTTTGCTCCGAGTAGCAACTCAAACAACGATTTACGATTCCTGCAGGAGACATTATGAACGTTATGCGTACCACTGTCGCAACTGTTGTCGCCGCGACTTTTTCTCTGAGTGCATTTGCTGTTAACGCCGCGGCTAGCCTGACTGGTGCGGGCGCAACTTTCCCTGCGCCGGTGTATGCCAAGTGGGCTGATACCTATCAGAAAGAAACGGGTAATAAGATCAACTATCAGGGCATCGGTTCTTCCGGTGGCGTAAAACAAATTACCGCTAAAACTGTTGATTTCGGTGCGTCCGATGCCCCGCTGTCTGATGACAAACTGGCGCAGGAAGGCCTGTTCCAGTTCCCGACTGTTATCGGCGGTATCGTACTGGCGATCAACGTTCCGGGCGTTAAAGCCGGTGAGCTGGTTCTCGATGGCAAAACCCTGGGTGATATCTACCTGGGTAACATCAAAAAATGGGATGACGCAGCCATCGCTAAACTCAACCCAGGCCTGAAACTGCCTTCTCAGAACATCGCAGTGGTTCGCCGCGCTGACGGTTCTGGCACGTCCTTCGTTTTCACCAGCTATTTGGCGAAAGTAAACGAAGAGTGGAAATCTAAAGTTGGCGCCGGCTCTACCGTTAACTGGCCGACCGGTCTGGGCGGTAAAGGTAACGACGGTATCGCTGCATTCGTACAGCGTCTGCCGGGTTCCATCGGTTATGTTGAATATGCTTACGCTAAGCAGAACAACCTGACTTACACCAAACTTATTTCTGCTGATGGCAAAGCCGTTAGCCCGACGGAAGAGAGCTTCTCTAACGCGGCTAAAGACATCGACTGGAGCAAATCCTTCGCTCAGGACTTGACGAACCAGAAAGGCGCGGACGTGTGGCCAATCACCTCCACCACCTTCATCCTGGTACACAAAGAGCAGGCGAAACCTGAACAAGGCGCTGAAGTGTTGAAATTCTTTGACTGGGCATACAAAAAAGGCGGCAAACAAGCTAACGACCTCGACTACGCTACCCTGCCGGAAGGCGTTGTTGAACAAGTTCGCGCGGCCTGGAAAACCAGTGTTAAAGACAGCAGCGGTAAAGCAGTTTACTAATCGCTGAAATTTGAAGAACATGGCGGATGGCGCTTACACCATCCGCCTTACAGATCCTCTGTAGGCCCGGTAAGCGCAAGCGCCTGCGGGCAACTTCGTAAGACGTTAAACTGAAGAGTATTTTATGGCTGCAACCAAGCCGGCATTTAACCCACCGGGTAAAAAAGGCGACATGATTTTCAGCGCACTGGTAAGACTGGCTGCGCTGATTGTGTTATTGCTGCTCAGCGGCATTATCGTGTCGTTGATTTTCTCCTCCTGGCCAAGCATCCAGAAATTTGGCTTTTCCTTCCTATGGACCAAAGAGTGGGATGCGCCGAACGATATTTACGGTGCACTGGTCCCCATTTACGGGACTATCGTCACGTCTTTCATCGCCTTGCTGATCGCCGTTCCGGTGAGTTTCGGCATTGCGCTTTTTTTAACAGAACTGTCGCCAAACTGGCTGAAGCGCCCGCTGGGTATCGCCATTGAATTGTTGGCCGCGATCCCAAGTATCGTGTATGGCATGTGGGGGCTGTTTATCTTCGCACCGCTGTTCGCCAGCTACTTTCAGGAGCCGGTGGGCAATGTGCTCTCCAATATCCCGTTCGTTGGCGCGCTGTTCTCCGGCCCGGCCTTCGGTATCGGTATTCTGGCGGCCGGGGTGATCCTCGCCATTATGATTATTCCGTACATTGCGGCGGTGATGCGCGATGTGTTCGAACAAACGCCGGTGATGATGAAAGAGTCCGCTTACGGCATTGGCTGCACCACCTGGGAGGTTATCTGGCGCATCGTGCTGCCTTTTACCAAAAACGGGGTGATTGGCGGCGTGATGCTCGGCTTAGGTCGCGCGCTGGGTGAAACCATGGCGGTGACCTTTATCATTGGTAATACCTACCAGCTCGACAGCGCCTCGCTGTTTATGCCGGGCAACAGTATCACTTCCGCGCTGGCGAACGAGTTCGCCGAAGCCGAATCCGGTCTGCATGTTGCTGCGTTGATGGAGCTGGGTCTGATTCTGTTCGTGATTACCTTTATCGTGCTGGCTATCTCTAAATTTATGATCATGCGCCTGGCGAAAAACGAGGGGGCACGCTGATGGCTACGCTTGAAATGCAAAGCACTGCGCAGCTCGCTGAATCGCGCCGTAAAATGCAGGCGCGCCGTCGCCTGAAAAACCGCATCGCGCTGACGCTCTCCATGGCGACAATGGCGTTCGGTCTGTTCTGGCTGGTCTGGATCCTGTTATCCACCGTGGTGCGCGGTTTTGACGGCATGTCGCTGGCGCTGTTCACCGAAATGACACCGCCGCCGAACACCGCAGGCGGTGGTCTGGCGAACGCCCTCGCTGGCAGCGGCTTGCTGATTCTGTGGGCAACAGTGGTCGGTACGCCGCTGGGCATTATGGCGGGCATTTATCTGGCGGAGTATGGCCGTAAATCCTGGCTTGCTGAAATTATCCGTTTTATCAACGACATTCTGCTTTCCGCGCCTTCTATCGTGGTGGGTCTGTTTGTCTACACCATTGTGGTGGCTCAGATGCAGCACTTTTCCGGCTGGGCGGGCGTGATTGCGCTGGCGCTGCTGCAAGTGCCGATCGTTATCCGTACCACGGAAAACATGCTGAAACTGGTACCGGATAGCCTGCGTGAGGCGGCTTACGCGCTGGGGACACCGAAATGGAAGATGATCTCCGCGATTACGCTGAAGGCGTCTGTTTCCGGGATCATGACCGGTATTCTACTGGCGGTGGCGCGTATCGCGGGTGAAACCGCACCGCTGCTGTTTACCGCGCTCTCCAATCAGTTCTGGAGCACTGACATGATGCAGCCTATCGCTAACTTGCCGGTGACGATTTTCAAATTCGCCATGAGCCCATTTGCCGAATGGCAGCAACTGGCCTGGGCGGGGGTGCTGATTATCACGCTCTGCGTACTGTTGTTGAATATTCTGGCGCGCGTCATTTTCGCCAAGAGTAAACACGGTTAATTTTTGCGACGCGGCGAAGGCGGCGTCGAGTTGAGGAAAGAGATAAATGAGTATGGTTGATACTACGCCGGGCAAGATTCAGGTTCGTGATTTGAACTTCTATTACGGCAAATTCCATGCACTGAAAAACATCAGCCTGGATATTGCCAAAAATCAGGTGACGGCGTTTATCGGGCCGTCTGGCTGCGGTAAATCCACACTGCTGCGTACCTTTAACAAAATGTTTGAGCTTTATCCGGAGCAGCGCGCCGAAGGCGAGATCCTGCTGGATGGCGACAACATTCTCACCAATACCCAGGATATCGCGCTGCTGCGCGCGAAAGTGGGCATGGTGTTCCAGAAACCCACGCCGTTCCCGATGTCGATTTACGACAACATCGCGTTTGGTGTTCGCCTGTTTGAAAAGCTCTCACGCCCGGATATGGACGAGCGCGTGCAGTGGGCTTTGACCAAGGCCGCATTATGGAATGAAACCAAGGATAAACTGCACCAGAGCGGGTACTCTCTCTCCGGTGGTCAGCAGCAGCGTTTGTGCATCGCTCGCGGTATCGCGATTCGCCCGGAAGTGCTGCTGTTGGATGAGCCTTGTTCAGCGCTCGACCCGATTTCAACCGGTCGTATCGAAGAGCTGATCACAGAGCTTAAACAGGATTACACCGTGGTTATCGTGACCCACAACATGCAGCAGGCTGCGCGTTGCTCCGATCACACGGCCTTTATGTATCTCGGTGAGTTGATTGAGTTCAGCAATACAGATGATCTGTTCACGAAGCCGAAGAAGAAGCAAACGGAAGACTATATTACCGGGCGCTATGGCTGATTTGCCAAACCGCAAAGGTGTTAGCAACCTCGTTTCAACGTGAAATCTGTCGGGCATTTGGAGTGCACCATGGACAATCTCAACCTTAACAAACACATTTCCGGGCAGTTCAACGCTGAGCTGGAAAGCATTCGCACTCAGGTCATGACCATGGGTGGGATGGTGGAGCAGCAGCTTTCTGATGCGATCACCGCCATGCACAACCAGGACAGCGAGCTGGCAAAGCGCGTTGTTGAGGGTGACAAGCAGGTCAACATGATGGAAGTCGCCATCGATGAAGCCTGCGTGCGCATCATCGCTAAGCGTCAGCCGACGGCGAGCGATTTACGCCTGGTGATGGCGATTATCAAAACCATTGCCGAACTGGAACGTATTGGCGATGTGGCCGATAAAATCTGCCGCACTGCGCTGGAGAAATTCTCCCAGCAGCATCAACCGCTGCTGGTGAGTCTGGAGTCGTTAGGACGCCACACCGTGCAGATGCTGCATGATGTGCTGGACGCTTTCGCCCGTATGGATCTGGACGAAGCGGTGCGTATTTATCGCGAAGATAAAAAAGTGGATCAGGAATACGAAGGCATTGTGCGTCAGTTAATGACGTACATGATGGAAGATCCCCGCACCATCCCAAGCGTGCTGACCGCTCTGTTCTGTGCACGCTCTATCGAGCGTATCGGCGATCGTTGCCAGAATATCTGCGAATACATCTTCTACTTCGTGAAGGGTCAGGATTTCCGTCACGTTGGCGGCGACGAGCTGGACAAGCTGCTTGCCGGGAAAGACCCGAAAGAGTGATGGCAATAAAAAACCCCCTCATCGCTGAGGGGGTTTTTGTTTTAGGCTGATTTGCTCAGCCACTGCCTTGCCAGCGTTGCGGAATACCGTTAACGCCGTAATACGCAGCTATGGATCAAGAAAAATCCGCCCACAGACGCAACTTTCCGCAATGCAGACAGCGGAAGAGATAGCCCTGGCAGTCGCCGCCGTCGCGCAGAAATTCCGGCAGCTTCTCGTACTCGATACCGAAAGCGCTGCAATCCTCACGCAGATCGACAAACTCGTCCAGCTTGTCGGCGATTTCTTGCCAGCCGACGTAGCCCACAAAAGCGCAGAAATCATTGCAGTGCGCCAGCCAGTACTCCTGCTGCCAGCCGCAATAGCCGGGTGTGCGCTGTGTGAGCTCGGCTAAATTGGCCTCCGGCCACGGGTTTTTCAAACCGGTAAATTCGCCCTCTGCGTCGAATTCACTCTCAACACCCTCAATGCTGCAATCATCCTGAAAGCTCCCGGCAAACTTCTGTGCTGCGGAGCCATCGGCGATACACCATGGACAGAGGGTGTCGACATCTTCAGTGGTAAAGAAAGGGTTGGTGTAATACACGTCCGTTGGCTGCGTGCAGCAAGCGCAGGTTACGGTTTTTTGTTCGGAGAAAACACCTGTTTCCAGGGGCTGCGGATGGTATTTAAATACCGGTAGAGGGCGATTTGTCTGTGCCATAAAAACATCCTGTTTAGTGGTTAGATTAGCGCGTAACAGACCACCCGCGTGCGCGCCACAGCTCTGGTAACTGAGCTAAGTCAGTGAACATCGTCACTTTCGGGTGGTCGATGGGTACATTATGCGGGTCGGCGCAGAAA
Coding sequences:
- the sctE gene encoding type III secretion system translocon subunit SctE, with amino-acid sequence MIRIERDEVNGFLRGPNEQTQRYSASGVFVASNSRSTFVDERKEKTVRNRLISIAQAENALRQFRKDQPLNNTGVMQMNPAALSMMMTQLVLNVFGSNAQCLCLQLDRATEVQRILLDKKVAEYQEQIQKAVEQLDKARNANIINALFDWIISGIEAVIGLMKMAEGLLMANPLDCVDGAAWFSAGLSAMVKAAAETALLMGADKDTSQAIIEGAGTAQLSCEGVAMALDILQIGRGLIAAKALVCATGKALDSGIGERLLKSMANMAEGIAENEMRAVYDELGATVGKQLEQNFGMTAEREMVDASNMAIEASARSVKAEAQMIRSMGKNFTRAGVEAMVKEAAQAGVKTLLKEGAELTQEKLRKTIISKLRRQIMCALLADNVNTTLQIVRATTKGCELIATGIIEATAAATRKQIEQLIVQQAFIDFMEDWSEEQKKAQQARLQEAWQGGSAAMESALEMIDEYGTVLASMAVGRA
- a CDS encoding type III secretion system effector protein, with protein sequence MELNRIDLHMACAFVAANPTDTPETRNDVFPESMLAIFDDIWSKLLLLAKQLRDIMQFYNQKKQELGWSLEVNTLHSKMQAIDKSYVASELGAIGSIVGGTVMLGLGLQGGESGALLGQSIGQTSSGIFNWSASSETRQSDQQRSIADLQDKGAQAYAKTLNETLEKARDIMQQMMSLGRNLLEVVSQMLRASSR
- the pstS gene encoding phosphate ABC transporter substrate-binding protein PstS, whose product is MNVMRTTVATVVAATFSLSAFAVNAAASLTGAGATFPAPVYAKWADTYQKETGNKINYQGIGSSGGVKQITAKTVDFGASDAPLSDDKLAQEGLFQFPTVIGGIVLAINVPGVKAGELVLDGKTLGDIYLGNIKKWDDAAIAKLNPGLKLPSQNIAVVRRADGSGTSFVFTSYLAKVNEEWKSKVGAGSTVNWPTGLGGKGNDGIAAFVQRLPGSIGYVEYAYAKQNNLTYTKLISADGKAVSPTEESFSNAAKDIDWSKSFAQDLTNQKGADVWPITSTTFILVHKEQAKPEQGAEVLKFFDWAYKKGGKQANDLDYATLPEGVVEQVRAAWKTSVKDSSGKAVY
- the pstC gene encoding phosphate ABC transporter permease PstC, which codes for MAATKPAFNPPGKKGDMIFSALVRLAALIVLLLLSGIIVSLIFSSWPSIQKFGFSFLWTKEWDAPNDIYGALVPIYGTIVTSFIALLIAVPVSFGIALFLTELSPNWLKRPLGIAIELLAAIPSIVYGMWGLFIFAPLFASYFQEPVGNVLSNIPFVGALFSGPAFGIGILAAGVILAIMIIPYIAAVMRDVFEQTPVMMKESAYGIGCTTWEVIWRIVLPFTKNGVIGGVMLGLGRALGETMAVTFIIGNTYQLDSASLFMPGNSITSALANEFAEAESGLHVAALMELGLILFVITFIVLAISKFMIMRLAKNEGAR
- the pstA gene encoding phosphate ABC transporter permease PstA, producing MATLEMQSTAQLAESRRKMQARRRLKNRIALTLSMATMAFGLFWLVWILLSTVVRGFDGMSLALFTEMTPPPNTAGGGLANALAGSGLLILWATVVGTPLGIMAGIYLAEYGRKSWLAEIIRFINDILLSAPSIVVGLFVYTIVVAQMQHFSGWAGVIALALLQVPIVIRTTENMLKLVPDSLREAAYALGTPKWKMISAITLKASVSGIMTGILLAVARIAGETAPLLFTALSNQFWSTDMMQPIANLPVTIFKFAMSPFAEWQQLAWAGVLIITLCVLLLNILARVIFAKSKHG
- the pstB gene encoding phosphate ABC transporter ATP-binding protein PstB, whose product is MSMVDTTPGKIQVRDLNFYYGKFHALKNISLDIAKNQVTAFIGPSGCGKSTLLRTFNKMFELYPEQRAEGEILLDGDNILTNTQDIALLRAKVGMVFQKPTPFPMSIYDNIAFGVRLFEKLSRPDMDERVQWALTKAALWNETKDKLHQSGYSLSGGQQQRLCIARGIAIRPEVLLLDEPCSALDPISTGRIEELITELKQDYTVVIVTHNMQQAARCSDHTAFMYLGELIEFSNTDDLFTKPKKKQTEDYITGRYG
- the phoU gene encoding phosphate signaling complex protein PhoU; amino-acid sequence: MDNLNLNKHISGQFNAELESIRTQVMTMGGMVEQQLSDAITAMHNQDSELAKRVVEGDKQVNMMEVAIDEACVRIIAKRQPTASDLRLVMAIIKTIAELERIGDVADKICRTALEKFSQQHQPLLVSLESLGRHTVQMLHDVLDAFARMDLDEAVRIYREDKKVDQEYEGIVRQLMTYMMEDPRTIPSVLTALFCARSIERIGDRCQNICEYIFYFVKGQDFRHVGGDELDKLLAGKDPKE
- the cbrC gene encoding PF03691 family colicin E2 tolerance protein CbrC, with product MAQTNRPLPVFKYHPQPLETGVFSEQKTVTCACCTQPTDVYYTNPFFTTEDVDTLCPWCIADGSAAQKFAGSFQDDCSIEGVESEFDAEGEFTGLKNPWPEANLAELTQRTPGYCGWQQEYWLAHCNDFCAFVGYVGWQEIADKLDEFVDLREDCSAFGIEYEKLPEFLRDGGDCQGYLFRCLHCGKLRLWADFS